In Sulfuracidifex metallicus DSM 6482 = JCM 9184, a single window of DNA contains:
- a CDS encoding PD-(D/E)XK nuclease family protein, translating to MVVKEIIYKRLNENEIKSSFDGEYWPSQMWYCLRRQYYDRIFPSATTYDMTRFTVLGEALHNLIADMLKNEEGISVISEVPIRIPHPKNPEIVFSGRADDIIIVQFTKERYVIEVKSTEDLQSKVKKGFLPKKEHKAQLNLYLRAYPKSHGILLYVDRGNFDMEEIPIEFDAELYESTLQRAEDLHKYLTQRKTPPPEGKSAPDFNWQCNYCIHKARCDREQ from the coding sequence ATGGTAGTTAAAGAAATTATTTATAAGCGCCTGAATGAAAATGAGATAAAGAGTTCATTCGACGGAGAATACTGGCCGTCTCAAATGTGGTATTGTTTAAGGAGACAATATTACGATAGAATCTTTCCATCAGCTACAACGTACGATATGACAAGATTCACCGTTCTGGGGGAAGCTCTTCACAACCTTATTGCGGACATGTTAAAGAACGAAGAAGGCATCTCTGTTATCAGCGAGGTTCCCATAAGAATACCACATCCAAAAAACCCTGAAATCGTTTTCTCAGGGAGAGCAGATGACATTATCATAGTTCAGTTCACGAAGGAAAGATACGTAATAGAAGTTAAGAGCACTGAAGATCTTCAAAGCAAAGTGAAGAAGGGCTTTTTACCCAAGAAAGAACATAAGGCCCAATTGAACCTATACTTGAGAGCATATCCGAAATCGCATGGCATATTGCTTTACGTTGATAGAGGAAACTTCGACATGGAAGAAATACCTATCGAATTTGACGCAGAACTCTATGAAAGTACACTGCAAAGAGCCGAGGATCTGCACAAATACTTGACTCAGAGAAAAACTCCTCCGCCTGAAGGTAAGAGTGCTCCAGACTTTAATTGGCAATGCAACTATTGTATTCATAAAGCCAGATGCGATAGAGAACAGTAA
- a CDS encoding phosphatase PAP2 family protein, with product MNWRYIFAIYAIYIAISIIVKILGEAGVPGNIFFYHLINSSQVSYLNPVMVFLSKYGREYVWIPVTAALFIAGGKYRRASIILASAFILAIILGELSKYSVAEPRPFLVLSNYHLLVPKPHDYSYPSGHALIVGVGAITLLLTLPYYISVPLTIEALLVSYSRVYVGVHWPLDVLAGWILAAAISFTALKLENFEMNVYNKLKDFLMGISNSKAAEKKRI from the coding sequence GTGAACTGGAGATATATTTTTGCTATTTACGCTATATATATAGCTATTTCGATTATAGTAAAAATACTAGGCGAGGCAGGAGTTCCAGGGAACATCTTCTTTTATCATCTGATTAACTCTTCTCAAGTAAGTTACCTTAATCCAGTGATGGTCTTTCTATCGAAATACGGCAGGGAATACGTATGGATACCAGTAACTGCTGCCCTTTTCATAGCAGGAGGAAAATATAGAAGGGCATCCATCATACTTGCATCAGCTTTTATTTTGGCTATCATATTAGGTGAGCTTTCGAAGTACTCTGTAGCAGAGCCCAGACCATTCTTGGTTCTAAGCAACTATCATCTTCTAGTTCCTAAGCCTCACGATTACTCTTACCCTTCCGGTCACGCGCTCATAGTTGGAGTTGGTGCAATAACGCTTCTTTTAACTTTACCTTATTACATTTCAGTTCCTTTAACAATTGAGGCTCTATTGGTGAGCTATTCTAGAGTTTACGTTGGTGTGCATTGGCCTTTAGACGTTTTAGCAGGTTGGATCTTAGCTGCAGCCATATCATTTACCGCGTTGAAACTAGAAAACTTCGAAATGAACGTTTACAACAAGCTAAAGGACTTTTTAATGGGTATATCTAACAGCAAAGCTGCAGAAAAAAAGAGAATATAA
- a CDS encoding MBL fold metallo-hydrolase produces MKVLPLAFESLGVRSQATLIETSDTRILVDPAVSLAPRRYGLPPHKLEVEKLMELSKVIYNAAKDADVIVVTHYHYDHHDPGFVIPKEIYKNKQVFVKDPNSFINVSQSKVRAPKFMRAINGLPSSLQPADGKEFKLGNTKLKFSKPVLHGADEKMGYVIQVSISDGGETVMITSDIEGGPRDMHIKFTQEVKPNTLIIDGPLTYMLGYALTEETLNSALDNMEKMMKEGLDTMIVDHHLVRDQNYRQVIDKLKRQVGEIGGRIMTAAEFLQVEENPLEARRRELFKESNEPAKLPRGVAELLKGGG; encoded by the coding sequence ATTAAGGTTCTTCCTCTAGCCTTCGAGAGCTTAGGGGTGAGATCCCAAGCAACATTGATAGAAACCTCAGATACAAGAATTTTAGTTGATCCCGCGGTCTCTTTGGCACCTAGACGATATGGCCTTCCTCCTCATAAGTTAGAAGTAGAAAAGTTAATGGAGCTAAGTAAGGTAATTTACAACGCAGCCAAAGACGCTGATGTAATTGTTGTCACCCATTATCATTACGATCATCATGACCCAGGCTTTGTAATACCAAAAGAGATCTACAAAAACAAGCAAGTTTTCGTGAAGGATCCCAATTCCTTCATAAACGTGAGTCAAAGCAAAGTTAGAGCTCCCAAGTTCATGAGGGCTATAAATGGTCTTCCTTCGTCCTTGCAACCTGCGGATGGTAAGGAGTTCAAGCTAGGTAATACTAAATTAAAGTTCTCCAAACCTGTCCTACATGGCGCAGATGAGAAGATGGGATATGTGATCCAAGTCTCCATTTCCGATGGAGGCGAAACTGTAATGATTACCTCTGACATAGAAGGAGGACCCAGAGATATGCACATTAAGTTTACGCAAGAGGTTAAACCAAATACACTCATAATTGACGGGCCATTAACGTATATGCTAGGTTACGCTTTAACTGAAGAGACACTCAACTCTGCATTAGATAACATGGAAAAGATGATGAAGGAAGGATTAGATACCATGATAGTAGATCATCATTTGGTTAGGGACCAAAATTATCGTCAAGTAATTGACAAGTTAAAACGTCAAGTAGGTGAGATAGGAGGAAGAATAATGACGGCTGCTGAGTTTCTTCAAGTGGAAGAGAATCCTCTGGAGGCAAGGAGAAGGGAGTTGTTCAAAGAAAGTAATGAACCAGCAAAGCTACCTAGAGGTGTGGCAGAGCTCCTTAAGGGAGGAGGGTAG
- a CDS encoding AAA-associated domain-containing protein encodes MDVIDPNARVVDLVGLLTVLNNNYEGKADLYELAMDLGIDIDDMMPIVYTASYLGFVTIGGGDIIISDKGIQFINSNIKERKRLISDSIKDVEPFKTAIDLKEFTLDDLLSELERRGVQNYNSPQGKYDLRITLAEWGVYSGLISLIGEEEFRVNE; translated from the coding sequence ATGGATGTAATCGACCCTAATGCTAGAGTAGTTGACCTTGTAGGTTTGTTAACTGTCTTAAATAATAACTATGAAGGAAAAGCTGATTTATATGAGCTGGCTATGGACCTAGGTATAGACATTGACGATATGATGCCAATAGTTTACACTGCTAGCTATTTAGGATTCGTCACTATAGGAGGAGGAGACATAATTATAAGTGACAAGGGTATCCAATTTATTAACTCTAATATAAAAGAAAGAAAAAGGCTAATATCAGATTCCATAAAAGACGTTGAACCTTTTAAAACCGCAATAGATTTAAAGGAGTTCACGTTAGATGATTTGCTATCAGAGCTTGAAAGAAGGGGAGTACAGAACTATAATTCCCCTCAAGGAAAATATGATCTAAGAATTACTCTAGCCGAGTGGGGAGTTTACTCTGGCTTAATCTCCTTAATTGGAGAGGAAGAGTTTAGGGTAAACGAATAA
- a CDS encoding class II glutamine amidotransferase: MCRLLAFHVKGKLDNNLIQALKKVSEYDELSMYKGHPDGWGIVALVREGKDWNMIYHRSSKPAYQDSRFDEIEISGDEIIGIAHVRKAGKMFLLGVNHSHPYHLRSSGYDLFFAHNGSVNRTAFSSPQMPYTDSYLILHDISSLIDEGYSPSKAYRKEFERIMSVSSSLNSALLYMRGKEVGLIILHYFNNELMHEKNEEYYKIYCDSNYCVSSSLLKYLPKNYSMERIPIGFKQL; the protein is encoded by the coding sequence ATGTGCAGATTGCTGGCTTTTCACGTTAAAGGCAAGTTAGACAACAACTTAATACAAGCTTTAAAGAAGGTCTCAGAGTACGACGAGCTTTCGATGTACAAAGGCCATCCAGATGGATGGGGAATAGTTGCACTAGTGAGAGAAGGTAAAGATTGGAACATGATATATCACAGAAGCAGCAAACCGGCGTATCAGGATTCCCGTTTTGACGAAATTGAAATTAGTGGAGATGAAATCATAGGGATCGCACACGTAAGGAAGGCTGGTAAGATGTTCTTATTAGGCGTTAACCATTCACATCCATATCATTTAAGATCTTCAGGCTATGATTTGTTCTTTGCACATAACGGGTCAGTGAACAGAACGGCATTCAGTTCTCCTCAAATGCCATACACTGATAGTTATTTAATTCTTCATGATATATCTTCGCTAATAGATGAAGGATACTCTCCCTCTAAAGCGTACCGAAAGGAATTTGAAAGAATTATGAGCGTCTCATCCAGTTTGAATTCTGCCTTGCTTTACATGAGAGGAAAGGAAGTAGGGCTAATTATCTTACATTACTTTAATAATGAACTCATGCATGAAAAAAACGAGGAATATTACAAGATATACTGCGACTCTAATTACTGCGTTTCGTCTTCCTTGTTGAAATACTTACCTAAGAATTATTCTATGGAGCGAATTCCCATTGGGTTTAAACAATTGTAA
- a CDS encoding ribokinase, with product MIYVVGSYNLDLLVRVERFPEDGETVFSKEIFSGHGGKGSNQAVSASRLGGKVKLTAAVGNDDIGKNALLFWDNEKVDRSNVKVKNTKTGNALIIIDKEGRNRIIVNRGANFLLSPEDVDVSRSKEEDILLTQMEIKENVVFKALKEFNGIRILNPAPSIISNKEIFNYVDILTPNEVEFKELAPADDIRSGLELMLKKVRKAVVLTMGDRGVILATKHKKVEIKAVRVKALDTTGAGDVFNASLAYALEKGMDLDEAVGFANAVAGLSVTKEGALGPKMDEVKLFFEKINMKIP from the coding sequence TTGATATACGTAGTAGGAAGTTATAATCTTGATCTATTAGTAAGGGTAGAAAGATTTCCAGAGGATGGAGAGACGGTATTCTCGAAGGAGATATTTAGCGGGCACGGAGGTAAGGGCTCGAATCAAGCTGTTTCCGCTTCTAGACTTGGCGGAAAGGTAAAATTAACTGCCGCTGTAGGAAATGATGATATTGGGAAAAACGCGTTACTTTTCTGGGATAACGAAAAGGTAGACAGAAGCAACGTAAAGGTAAAAAACACAAAGACAGGCAATGCCCTTATCATAATAGATAAGGAGGGTAGGAATAGAATTATCGTAAACAGAGGAGCAAACTTTCTGCTTTCTCCTGAAGACGTAGACGTATCTAGATCTAAGGAGGAAGACATACTTTTGACACAAATGGAGATAAAGGAAAACGTGGTCTTCAAGGCATTAAAGGAATTTAATGGGATTAGAATTTTGAATCCTGCACCTTCAATAATAAGCAACAAGGAAATCTTCAACTACGTAGATATATTGACACCTAACGAGGTGGAATTTAAGGAATTAGCCCCTGCGGACGACATACGAAGTGGATTGGAGCTCATGCTTAAGAAAGTGAGGAAAGCCGTGGTTTTAACCATGGGAGATAGAGGCGTAATCCTAGCAACTAAGCATAAAAAAGTTGAAATTAAGGCGGTGAGAGTTAAGGCATTGGACACTACAGGAGCAGGAGACGTATTCAACGCCTCGCTAGCTTACGCTTTAGAAAAGGGTATGGATCTGGATGAAGCAGTAGGATTCGCTAATGCTGTCGCCGGCTTATCTGTTACTAAGGAGGGAGCCTTAGGACCTAAAATGGATGAGGTAAAGTTATTTTTTGAAAAGATTAATATGAAAATACCTTGA
- a CDS encoding VIT1/CCC1 transporter family protein — translation MEKNSGNFEPVRHYTDEADKFRTKVFGIQDGLIGVGSIAIGAAGFEHNVIAVLVAGLIATIGQGFSMGIGEYISTRVRMQVINNEMKKERTEIEKYPDMEKEELVQFYLDKGLNEDDAKKIAEKIWQDKEKVLHEMMANELKIFPEDFESPVRLGLIMSMYLVIGGLLPLLPFIVGEFLHINFYVFLASSIVIALTSLGIFGAMGSKFTGLSKWRGAVEQIVTGSLALIGSYAGGMVLAHFFPATLLP, via the coding sequence ATGGAAAAAAACTCTGGAAACTTTGAGCCGGTAAGGCATTATACTGATGAGGCTGACAAGTTTAGAACTAAAGTTTTCGGCATTCAAGATGGACTGATCGGAGTTGGTTCAATAGCTATAGGAGCTGCGGGCTTTGAACATAACGTAATCGCAGTTCTGGTTGCAGGTTTGATAGCTACCATAGGTCAGGGGTTCTCCATGGGAATTGGAGAATACATTTCGACTAGGGTGAGGATGCAAGTAATAAATAACGAGATGAAGAAGGAAAGAACTGAAATCGAAAAATACCCAGACATGGAGAAGGAGGAACTTGTCCAGTTCTATCTAGATAAGGGTCTGAACGAGGACGATGCAAAGAAAATAGCAGAAAAAATATGGCAGGACAAAGAAAAGGTCTTACATGAAATGATGGCAAATGAATTAAAGATATTTCCAGAGGATTTTGAAAGTCCAGTTAGACTTGGGTTAATAATGTCAATGTACTTAGTAATAGGAGGCCTGCTACCGCTTTTACCATTCATAGTTGGAGAGTTCTTACACATAAACTTCTACGTTTTCTTGGCGTCGTCTATAGTTATTGCCTTGACCTCCCTTGGTATCTTTGGAGCTATGGGTTCCAAGTTCACAGGTTTAAGTAAATGGAGAGGTGCAGTGGAACAAATAGTTACTGGATCTTTAGCTTTAATTGGAAGCTACGCTGGAGGAATGGTATTGGCTCACTTCTTCCCAGCTACCCTCCTCCCTTAA
- a CDS encoding glycosyltransferase family 2 protein, producing MFQVLLLLLSLAMSSWSSYNSFLAIRGVTWKPVETRDFSGVRFSIIVPAKNEGKVLPRLLDRLVNMEYDRSKYDITVIQDSSTDDTEEQCRRYELKYDNVKCVTLPPSNKVNGKSRALNYALMTTKGDIVGIFDADSVPKLDVLSIVAPKFYDPKVGAVQGKLVPINVRESLTARFASLEELLYEYSIAGRARMGLFVPLEGTCSFIRKDVLSVVGGWNEETLTEDLDLSLKLHSLGYKVLYSPSALTWREVPVRFRVLWKQRIRWYRGHFEVSWKISRINGKLLDGFIITLSPFFMIISVVNYGLFLLYPFSLWYFLATALVSIATLMSFLISMSISRRHMIGSFLPFLSLVYINLIILMNFYAVLLELLRIKKEWVKTERSPSTNLGI from the coding sequence ATGTTTCAAGTATTATTGCTATTGCTTAGTCTCGCAATGTCATCCTGGAGTTCTTATAATTCATTTCTTGCTATAAGGGGAGTAACTTGGAAACCCGTAGAGACGCGTGACTTTAGCGGAGTACGTTTCTCAATTATAGTACCAGCTAAGAATGAAGGTAAGGTATTACCACGTTTGCTAGATCGCCTTGTAAACATGGAATATGACAGATCTAAGTATGACATAACAGTAATACAAGACTCTTCGACCGATGATACAGAAGAACAATGTAGGAGATATGAGCTCAAGTATGATAATGTTAAATGTGTCACACTACCTCCTTCAAATAAGGTTAACGGAAAAAGTAGGGCGTTAAATTACGCTCTGATGACAACGAAAGGAGATATCGTGGGCATTTTCGATGCCGATAGTGTACCAAAGTTGGATGTATTATCTATAGTTGCACCAAAGTTTTACGATCCAAAGGTCGGTGCAGTTCAGGGAAAGCTAGTCCCTATAAACGTAAGGGAGTCTTTAACTGCCCGTTTTGCTTCTCTAGAAGAATTACTTTATGAGTATTCCATAGCAGGAAGGGCTAGAATGGGGCTCTTCGTACCTTTGGAAGGAACATGCTCGTTCATAAGAAAGGATGTACTCTCCGTGGTTGGCGGATGGAACGAGGAAACTTTAACTGAAGATTTAGACCTTAGCCTTAAGTTACATTCACTTGGTTACAAGGTATTATATTCCCCTTCTGCTTTGACATGGAGGGAAGTTCCTGTTAGATTCAGGGTATTATGGAAACAGAGAATAAGATGGTACAGAGGACACTTTGAAGTGTCTTGGAAGATCAGCAGAATAAACGGTAAGCTGTTAGACGGATTCATAATAACCCTGAGCCCATTCTTTATGATAATATCCGTAGTCAACTACGGCTTGTTTTTACTTTACCCATTTAGCTTATGGTATTTCTTGGCTACTGCTTTAGTATCAATAGCTACACTCATGTCCTTTCTAATATCAATGTCAATCTCTAGAAGACATATGATAGGATCATTTCTGCCATTTCTCTCCCTCGTTTATATCAATCTAATTATACTGATGAATTTCTACGCAGTCCTATTAGAGTTGCTTAGAATCAAGAAGGAATGGGTAAAGACAGAGAGATCACCTTCAACAAATTTAGGTATATAA
- the thiD gene encoding bifunctional hydroxymethylpyrimidine kinase/phosphomethylpyrimidine kinase gives MKNRPIALIIAGSDSGGGAGLQADLKTLTSMGVFGVTVITGLTAQNTIGVKSIYNVDPSFISSQFDAVMEDFSVKFGKTGMLSNESIIKAVQEKVKEYNLKLVVDPVMVSKTGSPLLDESSVDALKSLMKDALLSTPNKYEAEKLAGEKITSLDDLKRVARKLYNDIGNVVVKGGNMFNGTDVAMLDGQEMEIKSPKVNTSNLHGSGDVFSASIVGFLSKGASLIEAIEESKKFVYFSILNSLSIGKGKGPVDPFASAESVMERENGRKTLEELLHFIEGNKKFVSLMRDDFKANVSYLTNYGDVISLAGGIIKYIDKIKLDGPLLVNLDNDVTRIAKKVGGRIGILLPFSPLILKKAEMGIIKITDSGVEGDAVVFNGNIFLTASTLNQMKNKIEVLWS, from the coding sequence ATGAAGAATAGACCTATAGCATTGATCATAGCAGGCAGCGACTCTGGAGGAGGAGCTGGACTCCAAGCGGACCTGAAGACTCTAACTTCAATGGGGGTCTTTGGAGTTACAGTAATAACTGGATTAACTGCCCAGAATACGATTGGAGTAAAATCAATCTATAACGTTGATCCATCGTTCATTTCCTCGCAGTTCGACGCTGTCATGGAGGATTTCTCAGTGAAGTTCGGAAAGACGGGAATGCTATCTAACGAGAGCATAATAAAGGCAGTTCAGGAGAAAGTTAAGGAATATAACTTGAAACTTGTGGTGGATCCAGTAATGGTTTCTAAGACTGGATCTCCCTTACTTGATGAGTCATCTGTTGACGCCTTAAAATCTTTGATGAAGGACGCGTTACTCTCAACACCAAATAAGTATGAGGCGGAGAAATTGGCTGGAGAGAAAATAACTAGCTTAGATGACTTGAAAAGAGTAGCTAGGAAGCTCTACAACGATATAGGAAATGTGGTAGTTAAAGGAGGAAATATGTTCAATGGAACAGATGTAGCTATGTTAGACGGCCAGGAAATGGAGATAAAGTCTCCGAAGGTTAATACATCTAACCTTCACGGTAGCGGAGACGTATTTTCAGCGTCCATTGTAGGCTTTCTATCAAAGGGTGCTTCATTAATTGAAGCTATTGAGGAGTCAAAGAAATTTGTATACTTTTCTATATTAAATTCCCTTTCAATAGGTAAAGGCAAGGGACCTGTGGATCCTTTCGCAAGCGCGGAATCTGTTATGGAACGAGAAAATGGAAGAAAGACCTTAGAGGAACTTCTCCATTTTATTGAGGGAAACAAGAAATTTGTTTCCCTTATGAGGGACGACTTCAAAGCTAATGTAAGTTACCTTACTAACTATGGGGACGTAATCAGTCTAGCTGGAGGAATAATAAAATATATAGATAAAATAAAGCTTGACGGACCTCTTCTAGTAAATCTAGACAATGACGTGACTAGGATTGCCAAGAAGGTTGGTGGACGTATAGGAATTCTTTTACCTTTCTCTCCCTTAATACTAAAAAAAGCAGAAATGGGAATAATAAAAATAACCGACAGTGGAGTAGAAGGAGATGCTGTAGTCTTCAACGGAAATATATTTCTTACAGCGTCTACATTGAACCAAATGAAGAATAAAATAGAGGTTCTATGGAGTTGA